A single window of Neisseria chenwenguii DNA harbors:
- the polA gene encoding DNA polymerase I has product MTTQTLLLVDGSSYLYRAYHAMRQNLSAPDGTPTGALYGVLNMLRRLRADYAHSHCAVVFDAKGKNFRHAMFPDYKATRPPMPDDLRPQAEALPELVWLMGWPVLVVPDVEADDVIGTLAKEGEAEGWDVVISTGDKDMAQLVSARVTLVNTMSGETLDIAGVQAKFGVRPEQIRDYLALMGDKVDNVPGVEKCGPKTAAKWLAEYGTLTEVMAHAADIKGKVGEYLQAALPQLPLSYELVTIKTDVDLHSELSDGLHSLHRQTPRWSQLVAEFKRYGFRTWLKEAETQMQETANTDLFGSEYIGEQAALATETMLSEKAFERPAAPETLDYQAVTTEAQFAALLDKLAAAEAIGLDTETTSLDAMTAKLVGISIAFQAGEAVYIPLGHTPAAAPQQLDLSDVLGRLKPHLENACLKKIGQNLKYDQHVFANYGIALNGIAGDGMLASYILESHLGHGLDELSERWLGLQTVKYEDLCGKGAKQISFADVAIGQATEYACQDADFALRIESWLKARMTAQQLEMYEKMELPVAQVLFEMERTGVQIDKAELDRQSHELGNQLIELEKQAYETAGQPFNLNSPKQLQEILFDKMGIPTKGLKKTASGGISTNEAVLETLAPDYPLPKIILQNRSLAKLKSTYTDKLPEMINPRTGRVHTTYAQAVAITGRLASSNPNLQNIPIRTAEGRRVRRAFTAPSGSLIVSADYSQIELRIMAHLSGDKTLLEAFKNGEDIHRRTAAEVFGVPPENVGSEQRRYAKTINFGLIYGMGQYGLAKSLGIDNLSAKNFIDRYFARYPGVADYMQRTKEQAAALGYVETLFGRRLYLPDIRAANANARAGAERAAINAPMQGTASDLIKRAMIDVRNWLVSDGLQSKLIMQVHDELVLEVVETELDLVRGKLPEIMAKVDGGMLDVPLVAEVGSGEDWEGAH; this is encoded by the coding sequence ATGACCACCCAAACCCTCCTCCTCGTTGACGGCTCTTCCTACCTCTACCGCGCCTATCACGCGATGAGGCAGAATCTTTCCGCGCCCGACGGTACGCCCACGGGCGCGCTTTACGGCGTGTTGAACATGCTGCGCCGCCTGCGGGCGGATTATGCGCACAGCCATTGCGCGGTGGTATTTGACGCAAAAGGGAAAAACTTCCGCCACGCAATGTTCCCCGACTACAAAGCCACGCGCCCGCCGATGCCGGACGATTTGCGCCCGCAGGCCGAGGCGCTGCCCGAGTTGGTGTGGCTGATGGGCTGGCCGGTGCTGGTCGTGCCCGATGTCGAGGCGGACGATGTGATCGGCACGCTCGCCAAAGAGGGCGAGGCCGAGGGTTGGGACGTGGTGATTTCCACGGGCGATAAGGATATGGCGCAGCTCGTGAGCGCGCGGGTGACGCTGGTGAACACCATGAGCGGCGAAACGCTGGACATTGCGGGCGTGCAGGCCAAATTCGGCGTGCGCCCCGAGCAGATCCGCGATTATCTGGCGCTGATGGGCGACAAGGTGGACAACGTGCCGGGAGTGGAAAAATGCGGGCCGAAAACGGCGGCGAAATGGCTGGCGGAATACGGCACGCTCACGGAAGTGATGGCGCACGCAGCAGACATCAAAGGCAAGGTCGGCGAGTATCTTCAGGCAGCCCTGCCGCAGCTGCCGCTGTCTTACGAATTGGTCACGATTAAAACCGATGTGGATCTGCACAGCGAGCTTTCAGACGGCCTGCACAGCCTGCACCGCCAAACGCCGCGCTGGTCGCAGCTGGTTGCCGAATTCAAACGCTACGGCTTCCGCACCTGGCTGAAAGAGGCGGAAACGCAGATGCAGGAAACGGCAAACACCGATTTGTTCGGCAGCGAATACATCGGCGAACAGGCCGCGCTGGCGACGGAAACCATGCTGTCTGAAAAAGCATTCGAACGCCCGGCCGCACCGGAAACGCTGGATTATCAAGCCGTTACCACCGAAGCGCAGTTCGCCGCGCTGTTGGACAAACTCGCCGCTGCCGAAGCCATCGGTCTCGACACCGAAACCACTTCGCTCGACGCCATGACCGCCAAGCTGGTCGGCATCAGCATTGCGTTCCAAGCCGGCGAAGCCGTGTATATTCCGCTCGGCCATACCCCCGCCGCCGCGCCGCAGCAGCTTGATTTGTCAGACGTATTAGGCCGTCTGAAACCCCATCTGGAAAATGCCTGTCTGAAAAAAATCGGCCAGAACCTGAAATACGACCAGCACGTTTTCGCCAATTACGGCATCGCGCTGAACGGCATCGCGGGCGACGGGATGCTTGCGTCCTACATTCTCGAAAGCCATCTGGGGCACGGTTTGGACGAATTGTCCGAACGCTGGCTGGGTTTGCAGACGGTGAAATACGAAGATTTGTGCGGCAAGGGCGCGAAGCAGATTTCGTTTGCCGACGTCGCCATCGGCCAAGCCACAGAATACGCCTGCCAAGACGCGGATTTCGCGCTGCGCATCGAAAGCTGGCTCAAAGCGCGTATGACGGCGCAACAGCTTGAAATGTATGAAAAAATGGAGCTTCCCGTGGCGCAGGTTCTGTTTGAAATGGAACGCACGGGCGTGCAGATCGACAAGGCCGAACTCGACCGCCAAAGCCACGAACTCGGCAACCAGTTGATTGAACTGGAAAAACAGGCCTACGAAACCGCCGGCCAGCCGTTCAACCTCAACTCGCCCAAACAGCTTCAGGAAATCCTGTTCGACAAAATGGGCATTCCCACCAAAGGCCTGAAAAAAACCGCCTCGGGCGGCATTTCCACCAACGAAGCCGTGCTCGAAACCCTCGCGCCCGACTATCCGCTGCCGAAAATCATCTTGCAAAACCGCAGCTTGGCGAAACTGAAATCCACCTACACCGATAAACTGCCCGAGATGATCAACCCGCGCACCGGCCGAGTGCACACCACCTACGCGCAGGCCGTCGCCATTACGGGGCGGCTGGCCAGCAGCAACCCCAACCTGCAAAACATCCCCATCCGCACCGCCGAAGGCCGCCGCGTGCGCCGTGCCTTTACTGCGCCTTCAGGCAGCCTGATTGTCTCCGCCGACTACTCCCAAATCGAGCTGCGCATCATGGCGCATTTGAGCGGCGACAAAACCCTGCTCGAAGCCTTTAAAAACGGCGAAGACATCCACCGCCGCACAGCCGCCGAAGTGTTCGGCGTGCCGCCCGAAAACGTCGGCTCCGAACAGCGCCGCTACGCCAAAACCATCAACTTCGGCCTGATTTACGGCATGGGGCAATACGGCCTCGCCAAATCGCTGGGCATCGACAACCTCTCCGCCAAAAACTTCATCGACCGCTACTTCGCCCGCTACCCCGGCGTGGCCGACTACATGCAGCGCACCAAAGAACAGGCCGCCGCACTCGGCTACGTCGAAACCCTGTTTGGCCGCCGCCTCTACCTGCCCGACATCCGCGCCGCCAACGCAAATGCCCGCGCAGGCGCCGAACGCGCCGCCATCAACGCCCCCATGCAGGGCACTGCGTCCGACCTCATCAAACGCGCCATGATCGACGTGCGCAACTGGCTGGTTTCAGACGGCCTGCAAAGCAAACTGATTATGCAGGTGCATGACGAATTGGTGTTGGAAGTGGTTGAAACGGAACTGGATTTGGTGCGCGGAAAACTGCCCGAGATTATGGCGAAAGTGGACGGGGGGATGCTGGATGTACCGCTGGTGGCGGAAGTGGGGAGTGGGGAAGATTGGGAAGGGGCGCATTGA
- a CDS encoding LacI family DNA-binding transcriptional regulator has translation MATIYDVAARAGVSPKTVSRVINGDAPVSEATRAKVETAIAALGYIPSLAARNMRSHRSGLVGLITGAISRTGDNGVHGLPDMFLIKGIQQQVRAGGKTLMIADSDSRAEHIGPLIRTFMEHRVEGILYVAEYHCEIVLPEMVNVCPIVLVNCFDAAGTPSVIPDDGQGQYDLVREIARHGHRRIAYLSLQPGIEATRLRIAGYRRALEDANIGFDKDLVQTGYPDARNDSGPLLSAVVRLLSLPQPPTVICCGNDEMAVRVYGILRTRGVRVPEQMSVAGYDNHSAIAETLFPPLTSTELPYLSMGALAADMLFQEAEEKGSAPDMPVKVAGGTVWRQSVTTLG, from the coding sequence ATGGCTACAATTTATGACGTTGCCGCCCGCGCAGGCGTGTCGCCGAAAACGGTCAGCCGCGTTATCAACGGCGATGCGCCGGTCAGCGAGGCGACGCGCGCCAAAGTCGAGACTGCCATTGCTGCTTTGGGCTATATCCCGTCGCTGGCGGCGCGCAATATGCGTTCCCACCGCTCGGGGCTGGTCGGCCTGATTACCGGCGCCATCTCGCGCACGGGCGACAACGGCGTTCACGGCCTGCCCGATATGTTTCTGATAAAAGGCATCCAGCAGCAGGTGAGGGCGGGCGGCAAAACGCTGATGATTGCCGACAGCGACAGCCGCGCCGAACACATCGGGCCGTTAATCCGCACCTTTATGGAACACCGCGTCGAGGGTATTCTGTATGTGGCCGAATACCACTGCGAAATCGTGCTGCCCGAAATGGTCAACGTCTGCCCGATTGTGTTGGTGAACTGTTTTGACGCCGCAGGCACGCCCTCGGTAATTCCCGATGACGGGCAGGGGCAATACGATTTGGTGCGCGAGATCGCCCGCCACGGTCACCGCCGCATCGCCTATCTAAGCCTTCAGCCGGGCATCGAAGCCACGCGGCTCAGAATCGCCGGCTACCGCCGTGCGTTGGAAGACGCCAATATCGGCTTTGACAAAGATTTGGTGCAGACGGGTTATCCCGACGCCCGCAACGACAGCGGGCCGCTTCTGTCCGCCGTCGTCCGCCTGCTTTCGCTGCCGCAGCCGCCGACCGTGATTTGCTGCGGCAACGACGAAATGGCGGTCAGGGTATACGGCATTCTGCGCACACGCGGCGTGCGCGTGCCTGAGCAGATGTCGGTTGCGGGCTACGACAACCACAGCGCGATTGCCGAAACGCTGTTCCCGCCGCTGACCAGCACCGAGCTTCCCTACCTGAGCATGGGCGCACTGGCGGCGGATATGCTGTTTCAGGAAGCCGAAGAAAAGGGCAGCGCGCCGGATATGCCGGTAAAAGTCGCCGGCGGAACTGTTTGGCGGCAGTCGGTAACGACTTTGGGTTGA
- a CDS encoding viperin family antiviral radical SAM protein, with the protein MNNQELTINWHIAEACNYVCRYCFAKWEKSGRELLHFSDGIAAMITEIAKLPVLFNQQKGTSFDSVRLNLVGGEPLLYKAQTMQIIRAAREQGLALSMVTNGSLLDDEWCEVIARDFKGIGISIDSVSGQTNLDIGRHAKNQLMPSEQVVRRIQAIRAGNPNIGIKINTVVNQLNYRENMADFIAEVAPDKWKIFKMLPMITEDLSIDDTQFQQFLDRHQEFHHLICSENNNEMVDSYVMIDPLGRFFRNSLQVCGGYRYSQPIYQVGAERALTEMYVDTEKYRQRYITIKQRKAA; encoded by the coding sequence ATGAACAACCAAGAACTCACAATTAATTGGCACATTGCCGAAGCCTGTAATTACGTCTGCCGTTATTGCTTTGCCAAATGGGAAAAAAGCGGCAGAGAACTGCTGCATTTTTCAGACGGCATTGCAGCTATGATAACGGAAATTGCCAAGCTACCAGTTTTGTTTAATCAGCAAAAAGGCACGTCGTTCGACAGCGTACGTTTGAATCTGGTTGGTGGAGAACCGCTGCTATACAAAGCACAGACCATGCAGATTATCCGCGCGGCGCGCGAGCAAGGGCTGGCTTTGTCTATGGTTACCAACGGTAGTTTGTTGGATGATGAATGGTGCGAAGTGATTGCCCGTGATTTTAAGGGTATCGGTATCAGTATTGATTCAGTGAGTGGACAAACCAATCTAGACATCGGCCGCCATGCGAAAAATCAACTTATGCCGTCTGAACAGGTTGTGCGGCGGATTCAGGCCATCCGTGCTGGCAATCCGAATATCGGCATTAAAATCAATACAGTAGTGAATCAGTTGAATTATCGGGAAAATATGGCTGATTTTATTGCCGAGGTCGCGCCCGACAAATGGAAAATCTTCAAAATGCTGCCCATGATTACCGAAGATTTATCAATTGACGACACGCAGTTTCAGCAGTTTTTGGACAGACATCAAGAGTTCCATCATCTGATTTGTTCGGAAAACAACAATGAAATGGTAGATTCTTATGTGATGATTGATCCGTTGGGCAGATTTTTCCGAAACAGTTTACAGGTTTGCGGCGGCTACCGTTACAGCCAGCCGATTTACCAAGTCGGTGCAGAACGTGCACTTACGGAAATGTATGTGGATACGGAGAAATATCGGCAGCGATATATTACGATTAAGCAGAGAAAAGCTGCTTGA
- a CDS encoding cytochrome-c oxidase, giving the protein MGLSDDDKKVDVRKIKPQPYESFEETEARREQEATEVNAPLTEEQKRIVREQADINPVAQTVNDVLKDDTQKAK; this is encoded by the coding sequence ATGGGATTGTCCGACGATGACAAAAAAGTGGATGTGCGCAAAATCAAGCCGCAGCCTTATGAAAGCTTTGAGGAAACCGAAGCCAGGCGCGAGCAGGAGGCGACGGAGGTTAATGCGCCGTTGACTGAAGAGCAGAAACGAATTGTGCGCGAGCAAGCGGACATTAATCCTGTGGCGCAGACGGTAAACGATGTATTGAAAGACGATACGCAGAAAGCGAAATAG
- a CDS encoding PspC domain-containing protein, producing MAKLIKLHRSRNYRIIAGVMGGIAEYLGWSPFLTRLLFVILSCASVAVPGILVYIVLWIMMPNATAESYR from the coding sequence ATGGCCAAACTCATCAAACTGCACCGCTCCCGCAACTACCGCATCATCGCCGGCGTGATGGGTGGCATCGCCGAATACCTTGGCTGGTCGCCCTTCCTTACCCGCCTGCTGTTTGTCATCCTTTCCTGCGCCAGCGTCGCCGTGCCGGGAATACTAGTCTATATCGTATTGTGGATCATGATGCCGAACGCCACGGCGGAATCGTACCGGTAG
- the pgi gene encoding glucose-6-phosphate isomerase has protein sequence MPTSTAAWQALTAHYQATANIHMRELFAADPQRFDTMHETLHGLLFDYSKNRISEETLTLLCNLAEEIGLGSQMQAMKNGAKINTGENRAALHTALRLPENAEPVLVDGENILPKIHLELDRALAFAESIINGVHTGTTGKRITDFVHIGIGGSDLGPQVCVQSLKAYRKNVAVHFVSNADDAEIARTLAVLDPETTVFCIASKSFGTPETLLNAHAARNWYRDAGLPESGISRHFCAISSNVDTARNFGIPADRVFAMFDWVGGRYSVWSAIGLPVMVAVGETRFRELLRGAHAMDEHFFNTPFRRNIPVLMALLHVWYNNFHLSDGHTVVPYSHDMRRFPSWLNQLDMESCGKSRTAGGQPVAVSTGGIVFGEEGVNCQHAYFQLLHQGTRLIPCDFIVPMTTPHRVGHQHRFTVANAFAQAEALMRGKTQTEAEAELANQSEAECTALAPQKTFPGNRPSNSFLIDKISPFNLGMLLAAYEHKIFVQGTIWNINPFDQWGVEYGKMLAKTIEPELNLGHEPKHDSSTNGLIRFYRDCQER, from the coding sequence ATGCCGACCTCCACCGCCGCCTGGCAGGCGCTCACTGCACATTATCAAGCAACGGCAAATATCCATATGCGCGAGCTGTTTGCCGCCGATCCGCAGCGTTTCGACACCATGCATGAAACGCTGCACGGCCTGTTATTTGATTACAGCAAAAACCGGATTTCCGAAGAAACCCTGACCCTACTGTGTAATTTAGCTGAAGAAATCGGGCTGGGCAGCCAAATGCAGGCCATGAAAAACGGCGCCAAAATCAACACCGGCGAAAACCGCGCCGCGCTCCACACTGCCCTGCGCCTGCCCGAAAACGCCGAACCCGTATTGGTAGATGGTGAAAACATCCTGCCCAAAATCCACCTCGAGCTCGACCGCGCGCTCGCCTTTGCCGAAAGCATCATCAACGGCGTGCACACCGGCACCACGGGCAAACGCATTACCGACTTCGTCCACATCGGCATCGGCGGCTCCGATTTAGGCCCGCAGGTTTGCGTGCAATCGCTCAAAGCCTACCGCAAAAACGTGGCTGTCCATTTCGTCAGCAACGCCGACGACGCCGAAATCGCCCGCACCCTCGCCGTGCTCGACCCCGAAACCACCGTGTTCTGCATCGCCAGCAAATCGTTCGGCACACCCGAAACTCTGCTCAACGCCCACGCCGCCCGCAACTGGTACCGCGACGCCGGTCTGCCCGAATCCGGCATTTCCCGCCATTTCTGTGCCATTTCCAGCAACGTCGATACCGCCCGCAATTTCGGCATCCCCGCCGACCGCGTGTTTGCCATGTTTGACTGGGTCGGCGGACGCTACTCCGTCTGGTCGGCCATCGGCCTGCCCGTCATGGTCGCCGTCGGCGAAACCCGCTTCCGCGAGCTGCTGCGCGGCGCACACGCCATGGACGAACACTTCTTCAACACCCCGTTCCGCCGCAACATCCCCGTTTTGATGGCGCTCCTGCACGTCTGGTACAACAACTTCCACCTTTCAGACGGCCACACCGTCGTCCCCTACAGCCACGACATGCGCCGCTTCCCAAGCTGGCTCAACCAGCTCGACATGGAAAGCTGCGGCAAAAGCCGCACCGCCGGAGGGCAGCCCGTCGCCGTTTCCACCGGCGGCATTGTCTTCGGCGAAGAAGGCGTCAACTGCCAACACGCCTACTTCCAACTCCTCCATCAGGGTACACGCCTCATCCCCTGCGACTTCATCGTTCCCATGACCACGCCGCACCGCGTCGGCCACCAGCACCGCTTTACCGTCGCCAACGCCTTCGCCCAAGCCGAAGCCCTGATGCGCGGCAAAACCCAAACCGAAGCGGAAGCCGAACTCGCCAACCAGTCCGAAGCCGAATGCACCGCCCTCGCCCCGCAGAAAACCTTCCCCGGCAACCGCCCGAGCAACAGCTTCCTCATCGACAAAATCAGCCCCTTCAACCTCGGCATGCTGCTGGCCGCCTACGAACACAAAATCTTCGTACAAGGCACCATCTGGAACATCAACCCCTTCGACCAATGGGGCGTCGAATACGGCAAAATGCTCGCCAAAACCATCGAGCCCGAACTCAACCTCGGGCACGAACCCAAGCACGACAGTTCTACCAACGGCCTAATCCGCTTCTATCGGGATTGTCAGGAACGGTAG
- a CDS encoding DJ-1/PfpI family protein, with product MSKKILLLAGDYAEDYETMVPFQFLLGLGYTVHAVCPDKKAGDTVATAVHDFEGEQTYSEKRGHNFAVNYDFNEVNPADYAGLVVPGGRAPEYLRLNPRVLEIVQAFDRAEKPIAAVCHGAQLLAAADVLRGRRCSAYPACAPDVRAAGGEYAEIGLDEAVTSGHLVTAPAWPAHPAWLRQFAGLLGAKIEI from the coding sequence ATGAGCAAAAAAATTCTGCTGTTGGCCGGCGATTATGCCGAGGATTATGAAACGATGGTGCCGTTCCAGTTTTTGCTGGGTCTGGGTTATACCGTACACGCGGTGTGTCCGGACAAAAAAGCGGGGGATACGGTGGCGACCGCGGTACACGATTTCGAAGGTGAACAGACGTACAGCGAGAAGCGCGGCCATAATTTTGCTGTCAATTATGATTTCAATGAGGTGAATCCGGCGGATTACGCGGGGCTGGTGGTGCCGGGCGGGAGGGCGCCGGAATACCTGCGCCTGAATCCGCGGGTGCTTGAGATTGTGCAGGCGTTTGACCGCGCGGAAAAACCGATTGCGGCGGTTTGCCACGGTGCGCAGCTGCTGGCGGCGGCCGATGTGTTGCGCGGACGCCGCTGTTCGGCCTATCCGGCCTGTGCGCCCGATGTGCGCGCGGCGGGCGGGGAATATGCGGAAATCGGGCTGGACGAGGCGGTAACCAGCGGTCATTTGGTAACGGCGCCGGCCTGGCCCGCCCATCCGGCCTGGTTGCGGCAGTTTGCAGGCCTGCTGGGGGCGAAGATTGAAATTTGA
- a CDS encoding MFS transporter, with protein MKISPKVAMTLRQIMLMNFGFFGIQYSFGLQQTAINPIFSFLNADPGQLPILNMAGPITGLLVQPLIGAMSDRTWIPGLGRRRPYFLIGAIGCSLCLFIYPHVTALWVAVLLLWLLDISNNTAMEPYRAFIADKVPEHQQSTGFLMQSVFTGLGITLANVSLYIFQQIGWLTQTSEAGIPYWVFGSFYIGAVCSIGSVLVTVMSTPEDEPTPEEMAEIQAKPRGFIPAIAEIGTAIKEMPTALWQLALVYLFQWYALFIYWQYISHSIVQSVWHATSADKHAYEQAVAWTGLVNGFYNVVTFVSAFGLMVLARKYAAKYVHAFAVTLAALALLSIPHISDKYLMFAPMIGFGIGWASMMGVPFMIVVHSIPKERYGVYMGIVNMMIVIPMLIQTVTFGKTFLFDGIYNVFLGSNPANAMNFAGVFLLIAAVLTLMIKTSNKPAGAE; from the coding sequence ATGAAAATATCCCCCAAAGTCGCGATGACACTTCGTCAGATTATGCTGATGAACTTCGGTTTCTTCGGTATCCAATACAGCTTCGGTCTGCAACAGACCGCCATCAACCCGATTTTCAGTTTCCTCAACGCCGACCCCGGCCAACTGCCGATTTTAAACATGGCAGGCCCGATTACCGGCCTGTTGGTGCAGCCGCTTATCGGCGCCATGAGCGACCGGACGTGGATTCCGGGCTTGGGTCGCCGCCGTCCGTATTTCCTGATCGGCGCAATTGGTTGCAGCTTGTGTCTGTTTATCTATCCGCACGTTACCGCGCTGTGGGTTGCCGTGCTGCTGCTGTGGCTCTTGGACATCTCCAACAACACCGCGATGGAACCCTACCGCGCCTTTATTGCCGACAAAGTGCCGGAACACCAACAATCCACAGGCTTCCTGATGCAGTCGGTGTTTACCGGCTTGGGTATTACGCTGGCCAACGTGTCGCTCTATATCTTCCAGCAGATCGGCTGGCTGACGCAGACTTCCGAAGCAGGCATTCCCTACTGGGTGTTCGGATCGTTCTACATCGGCGCCGTCTGCTCGATCGGTTCGGTTTTGGTAACCGTGATGTCCACTCCCGAAGACGAGCCTACGCCTGAAGAAATGGCCGAAATCCAAGCCAAACCGCGCGGCTTCATTCCCGCCATTGCCGAAATCGGCACCGCCATCAAAGAAATGCCGACCGCCCTTTGGCAGCTCGCGCTGGTGTACCTCTTCCAGTGGTACGCGCTCTTCATCTACTGGCAATACATTTCCCACAGCATCGTGCAATCCGTATGGCACGCGACTTCCGCCGACAAACACGCCTACGAACAGGCCGTTGCCTGGACTGGTTTGGTCAACGGTTTCTACAACGTCGTGACATTCGTCTCCGCGTTCGGCCTGATGGTTTTGGCACGCAAATACGCCGCCAAATACGTTCACGCTTTTGCCGTTACCCTCGCCGCGCTGGCGCTGCTTTCCATCCCGCACATCAGCGACAAATACCTGATGTTCGCCCCGATGATCGGCTTCGGTATCGGCTGGGCAAGCATGATGGGCGTACCGTTTATGATTGTCGTGCACTCCATTCCCAAAGAACGTTACGGCGTTTACATGGGTATCGTCAACATGATGATCGTTATCCCGATGCTGATCCAAACCGTTACTTTCGGCAAAACATTCCTGTTTGACGGCATCTACAACGTCTTCTTAGGCTCGAATCCCGCCAACGCCATGAACTTCGCCGGCGTATTCCTCCTGATCGCCGCCGTGTTGACGCTGATGATTAAAACCAGCAACAAACCCGCAGGCGCAGAATAA
- a CDS encoding acyltransferase family protein, which translates to MEKLKKHISQNLFKTKKTAHHQKVANNFHKKEDKKILGSTIHIVSLSSIFGMVLGGILSFIYLQNIGLPSIFPEVINQPSSLITILLVFGLITFMIFTSFSAPCFIFSFLSDFKEFPLILDFIKTKLIKNTIPLSFFSLIWPIIFYLVFVFLIQNCDSLPKDGLTILFYVTILLPIPFSLFFWNKFISKSLKNLWNQKKNWLFLMGILFFISFFMSSYPILIYLSIATWLPEGNLQFLYLYLVGILLLADLFLITTFATTYTKKDKHKYLIIPAFFTLFLFILTPYFTSDHSNFSTRILNVVRFTELPQNASWYLLHNNFQKNDGSQESSGIEPNDLQRLKQVFKHPKSENTCSRLDYRNNALFGYMAWNLGNTKVFCPSTVSNISKKENEHKKLSELSEKCLVINTQFLQPIPNNYIGTNWKFDNNSVPTSRSLYGM; encoded by the coding sequence ATGGAAAAATTAAAAAAGCATATTTCACAAAATCTTTTTAAAACCAAAAAAACAGCTCATCACCAAAAAGTAGCTAACAATTTCCACAAAAAAGAAGATAAAAAGATACTAGGTAGTACCATTCATATAGTTTCCTTAAGCTCAATTTTTGGTATGGTATTAGGTGGCATTCTTTCATTTATCTATTTACAAAATATAGGATTACCCAGCATTTTCCCAGAAGTTATCAATCAACCGTCCAGTTTAATCACCATTCTTTTGGTATTTGGGTTGATTACATTCATGATATTTACAAGTTTTTCAGCACCTTGTTTTATCTTTAGCTTCCTATCCGACTTTAAGGAATTCCCGCTAATATTAGATTTTATAAAAACCAAACTAATCAAAAATACAATCCCATTGTCGTTTTTTTCGCTCATATGGCCTATAATCTTCTATTTAGTCTTTGTATTTTTAATTCAAAACTGTGACAGCCTCCCCAAAGATGGTCTAACAATTTTATTCTATGTAACAATATTATTACCGATACCATTTTCTTTATTTTTTTGGAACAAATTCATTTCAAAATCTCTTAAAAACTTGTGGAATCAAAAGAAAAACTGGTTATTTCTTATGGGAATACTATTTTTTATTTCTTTTTTCATGTCATCCTACCCCATACTCATCTATCTCTCGATAGCAACTTGGCTCCCAGAAGGAAACTTACAATTTTTGTATCTCTACCTTGTTGGGATTTTATTATTAGCAGACCTATTCTTAATTACAACTTTCGCAACCACTTATACAAAAAAAGACAAACACAAATATTTAATCATTCCGGCATTTTTTACATTATTTTTATTTATACTGACACCATACTTCACATCAGATCATAGTAACTTTTCGACACGCATACTGAATGTAGTTAGATTTACTGAATTGCCCCAAAATGCTTCTTGGTATTTATTACATAATAACTTTCAAAAAAATGACGGCTCACAAGAGAGTAGCGGAATCGAGCCTAACGATTTACAACGCCTGAAGCAAGTGTTCAAACACCCAAAATCAGAAAATACTTGCTCTCGGCTTGACTATAGAAATAATGCCTTATTTGGTTACATGGCTTGGAACTTGGGCAATACAAAAGTTTTTTGCCCCTCTACGGTAAGTAATATTTCTAAAAAAGAAAACGAACATAAAAAACTATCCGAACTATCCGAGAAATGTTTAGTAATCAACACCCAATTCCTACAACCCATACCAAACAACTATATCGGAACGAACTGGAAATTTGACAATAATTCCGTACCAACAAGCCGTAGTTTGTATGGAATGTAA